The nucleotide sequence GAAAATGCTTCATCTCGGCATAGGTCTCGAACCAGGCCCGGTTGTATTTGTCGAAAAGAGACTGGTCCCAGTAGTCTTCCAGCCGGAAGGGCTTGTCGCTGAAGACGTCGTAACTCGGTATCTTGAAGGTCTCTGCAAATTCTGCCGTGCGGCTGTCATAGGTGAAGTAGATGGACGGAACGCCGTTGGCCAGCGCCATCAGGTTGCCGTGCAGACGATAACCAAGGACGAGTTGCTGCTTGCGCACCAGTTCCTCGTAATCTGCGACGACATCCGAGTAGAACATGCGATGGCGATAGAGGTTTTCCACCGTTTCGTCGAAATACCAGTCTGCTGTCCAGCGATGCGCCTTGAGGGCCGCAATGGCCTCTTCCTTCTGCTCCGCTGTCCCGAGGACCATCTTCTTTTCATCGATCTCGCCCTGCGCCATCAAGGTTACATCGAAGCGTTGGGCCATGGATTTGATGAGGTCGCGGTGCCGGGTCAGATATTGCTCGATGTCCTGCGCATAGGCAGGCGACACCTCGCGGCGAACCGTAACGCCGACCTGGGCAACGTTTTCCAGCGGCGGCAGTTTGATGCGCAGATGCTGGTTGTTGCGGCGAAACGCGGTCGGGCAACCGATGACCCGCACATTGCGGATGCCAATATCGTTGAGCACCTGGGCCGTATAAGCACCGCGCACACCGATGGATGTTGTGGAATCCGCGATGATGCGCAGGACCGCCTTCGTCTCTTCTGAAAGCTGTATTTCCCCTCTGACCGGCGCCTGCGCTCCAACGCCGAATGCGATGACCGGCAGTTTCAGCCGCTGCAATACCGGGATCGTGTCGCGCCAGTTCATATCCTTGTTGATATAGTTCGAGCCACGCAGGATCACATAATCATATTCTTCGCGCAGCTGATCGATCTTTTCCGGGGAAAAATTGGTGATCGGGAGTTCGGAAGCCTTCTCGTAATCCATGAGCTTCAACGATGACTCGAAGACGAAGGCGTCGCCGATATTGTGATAATGATTGATGCTGCCCTGAACGTCGGTATGACGATACCAGCGGACATTGTCGTGATCGTACACTTCTCCCGCAGGGATCATGACGAGGGCGCGTGCCATACGGTTTTCCTTCTGTTTCAATAAGGTCAAGCCAGGCTCAGCTTGCCTGTGAAAGAGCAGTTTGCGTAACTGCCGGTTTCTGTCTGCGCGGTTTTGACTCCCGCAACCGGTTATAGAGATCGAGGTGCTCCTTCGCACAGTCGATATAATGGACCGGATTGCGGATGGATTGATGCAATCTGTCCCACACGCCCGATTCGCTCAGCACTTCCGTAAAGCGGTCGGCCAGATCCTCGGCGCTGCGCACCCGGAAATGCAGGCCGTCTTCGCCGTCGCGAATCTTCTCCGCCATGCCGCCGATGTTCGAGCAAATGACCGGGCGTCGATGATGCAAGGCCTCCTGAATGACGATAGGTGAGTTTTCCCACCAGATCGAAGGCATGACCACCCAGTCCACAGACTGCATGAGGCGTGGCATTTCGGCATTCTGGTAAGCGCCATAGAAGCGCACGCGCGGACCAGCCTCCTCGATCAGTTTGTGCATGCGCTCCTGAAAGGCGGGTGGCTGCTTCTCCAGATTGCCTCCGAAGATCATCAGCCGGGAATCCTCACCCCAGACCTGTTCCGGGACACGGGATACCGCATCGACCAGCACGTCTATGCCCTTGAAAGGATTGATCTGACCGAAAAAGGCAAAGCGGTTGCGGCGCGGGTTCGGCCCGGTCAACTCACGTGGAGGGGTGACATCGCGGATGGCTATGCCGTTTTCGATGACTTCCATCTTGTCCGGATCGAGGCCCCATTCGAGATAGCGATTGGCGAGGAATTCGCTCGGTGAAACGAAGGCGTCGGCAAGTTCCAGCATGCCGCGCACAAAGCGTTCCCGCTTGAGAAAGCGCGCTGGCGGTATCTGCGGAAAACAGGCGTGGCAATCGATGGGGGACGCCTCGCTGCACAGCTTCGATGTGCCGGCTTTGACCATCTGGCCGTCATTGTTGCAGATGGACAGAAACTCGTGAAAAGTCACGAGAATGATCCGGTCCGGCAACGCTTCGCGGATGGCGTAGAGGGTCTCCAGCCCGAGGCCCAGGACATGGTGGAAATGCACGATGTCGGGGTCGTAGTCTCGGACGAAGCGCAGCAGGTCGCGGCGGATTTCATCGGTATTCTTGTTCGACAGATAAAAATGGTCGTATTCGTCGGCATGAAACAGGATTTCATCGCTGGCGCGCCGCATGCTCATGAGCGCCGTCGTGCCATGTCGCGGGATCGGATGGGCCGCACGCGCCAGATAGACCGACTGCACCTCGGGAATGCTGTTCAACCCCTTGTGCAGATTGTAGGAAGCGATTTCACCGCCCCCCAGAGAGATCGAGGGGTGGGCGTGCGAGATGACGAGAACCCGGAGTTTATCGCTCATGCAAGTTCCTCCGCCTGAGCCTTGCGCCTGCCAGCGAGAATGGAGGACCAACGCGCATCGAAGACCTGCCGGTCAATGCGCTCGATGAGTGCGATGGTCGATGCCCTGTCGGTAACGGATGTGTCGTCCGCTCCAAGCATCTGGGCCGAAGGCAACCAATAGGAGCGCAAGCCTGATTGTTTCAGTTTCAATCCGAGATCCAGTCCCTTTTCGTGGGTGCCGAGATAGCCGCGCGTGAAGCCGCCGACCGAAAACAGCGCTTCGCGGGGAAGGATGCAGCACTCGAACGTCGCCGTTGCGACTTCCGTCAACGACATTCCCGATACGGCGTCGATGGGATAACCCGCATAGCGGCTGATCAGGGCCCGATCCGCCGACATGCCGGAGGGCGGACCCGCAACCCAGGTTCCAGCCCAGCGGATTGAATCATCTTCATAGGCAAGGGTGGGTGACAGGACGCAGTCCTTGTGCGCTTCATAGGCGCTGATGAGCTTGTTCAGCCATCCGGCGCGGCGCGGCAGCAGCGATCCGGCCAGGAATATGACCTGATCCGTTGTAACCGTGCGGGCGCCGACTTCCAGCGCATCGTAGAGGTCCTCGGAACCGGTCGCTGAAACGAGCCGGATGCGCAGGCGGTAGAAATCGGCAAGGCGTCTGATCTGTACGCCGATGCGGTCGATGATCTCGCTTGCCGCCGCAATCACGATCGGGGCGATCCGGGTTTCCGGATCGAGCGCGAGCAGTGCAAGCAAGGCTTCGATCTCCTCGACGCGTTCATCGATGCCGATGATGATCGCAGGCCCTATCGCATCCTCGAAGGGGCCGAGATCGACAACGCCGAAGACTTCAGGCGCAGGGCGGCTGACGCCGCGCAGCAATGGAACGAGTTGCTGGTCCACGATATGGCGCAGAGCCCATGCGTTCGGATCGGTTGCCCTGATTTGCCGGACGATGGCTTCGCGGGACGTGACGCGGGTGGGCGTCAATGGAAAAAAGGCGCGTCGCCCATCGCTGATCGAAAGTTCGAGGTAGAACGGCGAGGTGCTGTCACCGGCAAGTTCCGGGGCGAAGGCCACGAACCCATGGGCGTGACGGCTGGGGTCGAGCCCGGCATTGAACGGCGGCTGATTGTCGAATTCGCGGGTTACATCAGGCCTGTCTATACGGGTCCAGCTTGTGTCGATCTGGATTTCACCGCGATGGCGGCGGAGTTTCACGCTTTCCACATGGCTGTCAGGATCGAGCAGCCAGCCGGAAACAAGCATGCCACTTCCTTCCACACGGAAGGCATTGTCTATTCCCATCCGGACGGGAAAGGGGAGGCCGGATACCGTGTCGGCGCCATCGAAGCGGTTGGCGGCAGACCGCATGCGCAGCAGAATGTCTGTCGAGCTGCGTACCCGTGGCAGGATCGCCCGTATGTGGCCCGGCGTCTCACGCGAGCCGGACAACAGCCTGCGGTCATAGACTTCGGTAAAACGCCAGCCCCGCCGCCCGCGAAACAGAAGCCGTTCGATATCGGTCGGTTCGACCGGCTCATTGGCAACCAGAAGTCCTGCAAATCCTGATGCTTCATCATTCAGGTCCGGCCGTGCAAAGACGCTGATCGCGCACTCCGCGAGGGATGGATTTTTGCCGCTGATCAGCAGCCGGGTAACAGCAGGCGTCAGGTCCTGTGCCCAGCCCTGAACAAAAATTTCGCCTTCGTCGCTGCCGCCGATGAGTTCGATACAGCCGTCGGAGCGGGCTCCCGCCTGCAACAGAACGGTGATCGCCGAAAGTTTCTTCCGGCTGATAGGGCCGGAGATCAGCCCTTCCACCAGTTCATCGATGACGCCAGGCAGGCTCGGTCCGGCCAGATCGCCAATCATGGCGACAAAATCCGCGATAGAAGCAGAACGCGACGCGAAATTGTAGCGAGCGACCTTCGCCCGATGCTGGAACATGATGGTCTTCAGGACGCCACGGCGCAGAGCAGCCGTTGGCACGATGGCGACGAAACCATGGGTTCCCGCAGGGGAAGGTTCCTTGAGCGGCCATGTGATCAGGCTTGTTTTCACGCTCATGGCAGGATCGCCGTTGAGAAAGGCCGTGACCTGATCGTTTGCGGCGCTGCCGATGCCAAGCACCAGCACCAGCATGTCTTCGATCACGCTGCCCACGACCATTTCGCCCTCCATCATCATGGGAGGACGATCCGGAGACCGGGAAGGTCTTGCAGCCGGCTGCTGTGCGACAGGTCTTTCGTCTTGCGCCATGGACGTCCCCTCAGGGCATGACTGCAAGGGTCAGAAGGGCACCGGCGACGAAACCAGCCAGCACGAACATCAGCATGAACAGAAGCTTGATGTCGCCGCTGCTGCGCTTGCGCACGTCTTCCATGCGCTGTTCCAATCCGGCGACAACACCGTCCATGCGCATAATGTGCACATCAAGCTCGGTCATGCGCTGATGAAGATCGGTGCGCAGGCCATCAACGGAACTGGCAATGTCCAGCAATTCGGCGGGGGCTGCATTGCCGGATGCGTCGAGGGTCGGCGCGACGCGTTGCAGCGAACGCTGGTTGACCTGCAACTGGCGTTGCGCCGCCATCAGCATGTCGAGCTTGTCCAGAATGCGTGTCATGGGTGCTGCGATAAGCGCTTCGGCGGCCTGTTCGTCGGGCTTCGGCACGCGCAGTTTTTGCTCGCCGCCTGCGGCGTTGGCGGCAACGACGACAAGTTCGCCAGCCCGTGCAGCGGCGAATTGCGGCAGCATCACTTCAAAGGCGTGCTTGCCATCGCCGATACCATTGCGCTTCAGGTCGGGGCGATCCTTGTCGGCCGGAGCTTCAGCGATAGGCTTGTCATCCAGCAGAACCCGGATCAGAAGCCGTTCGGTCGGGACCGAAGGATCGAAGGCCCAGCCATAGAGGCGGCCTTCCTCGATGGCGTCAACGCGTCCTTTCATGGCTTCGGTCCTTTGAGGTCCGGCGGCGGCATTGGGTGTTGCTGCCTGCTTTGCTTCCCCCTCGGTTGGAACTTTGGTCGCGATGTTCATGATTTACCTCTCATGCTGCCTCGACACGCGCGATCCGCAATGTCCCGATCAGATCGAGATAGCGTGCTGCCGTGGTGTCGATGGTGTCCGGATGACGTGCATTCGCGCTGAGCGACTGGCGCAGATCCGGGTTTTCCGCCATTCGACGCATCGCCTGGGCGAGCGCGAGCGGATCGTTCGGCGGAACGGTGAGGCCATTGACCTCATGTTCAATCATTTCGGCCATTCCACCGATATTGCTGCATATGACGGGACGGTTCTGTCCCTGCGCTTCCTGAATGACAAGCGGAGCGTTTTCCCACCAGATCGACGGCATTATGGCGCAATCGACGGTCTGGATCAGTTGGGCGATGTCATCGCGCCGATAAGCACCCCGACGCTGGACGAAAGGATATGTCTCTGCAAAGAGCCGCTCGATTTCACTGACGAAGCTTTCGCTTTGAAATGGCGCTGCACCATGGACCCGCAGTTCGAAATCGAAGTCTTCCGATATAAGCTGCCGTGCTGCTTCCAGCAGCACTGTTGCGCCTTTCCACGGATTGAGATTGCCAAAATAGCCAAAGACCGGCTTGCTGCGCTCGATTTGCTTTGTTTCGAGGGAAGGGCGCTCCGGTTGACCATTGTGAATGACGCTGATCAACTCTTCCGCGAGACCCCATTCCACATAGCGTTGCTTGAGAAACTCGCTCGGTGAAACGAACGCATCGACAGCGCTCAAGAGCGATTTGATATGCCGTTCGCGCAGCACGAATTTATCGAGCGCAATGTCCTTGAAACAGGCATGGCAGCGGTCGGGACTTGCACCATGGCAAAGCTCCTTGCCCGTGGTGCGGACCATCAATCCATCATGGTGGCAGATGGGATAATAGTCGTGCAAAGTCAGTAGGATACGGCAATCCGGCAACGTGCGGCGCACAATATGCGGGAATTCGGCGCCGAGCAAAAGCAGATGGTGCAGATGCACGACGTCGGGCCGGAAGTCCTGCAGCAGTTCGACAATGTCGGGAACAATCCCGTAAAGGTCGATCTGGCTCATGTAGAAGAGGTCGAAATGACCGGACCAGAGCAGGATTTCATCGCCGCCATTGCCAATGCTCTGGAAGCTTGTTCCGGGGCGGGCCTCGCGGTGCACCTTGTTGGTGGCGCCTATGAACATGGCTTCGCAACCGGCGCGCTGATAGGCGCGAAACAGGTCGTGCGCAAAAATTTCCGTTCCGCCGGGATGAAGCGACGGGTGATTATGAGCCGCGATGAGGACGCGTTGGGCCATCAGGCAGCACCTCGCGAAGCGATGAAAATATCCTGATAATGATCCGCCTCGATGCCGCGCCAGTGACCGAAGGATTTTGCTTCGAGCGACAGTTTTGCACCGGCAAGCGCACGGTCCAGAAAGCCATTTTCAAACCCGACTGCCGCCAGCGGCGGCAGTTCCGGCACAAACCAGCATGGTCCGCTTCCATGACGCTCGAATGCTAGTCGCTTGTCACGTTTGCCGTGACGGTCGCGTGCGGCCACATCGTCCACGACGAATGCGGTCATGAACAATTTTCCGCCAGGAGCGAGAACGCGGGAAACCTGTTCGAGATAGGTTTTAACCTCGTCGGACGGCAGATGGGTGACTACCGACGTCATGATGACGAAGTCGAAACTCCTGTCAGCGAAAGGCAGGACGAGACTGAGCCCGTTGACCGCCCCTTTTGGATTATAGAGGTCATGGGCGATATCGATGTGGCGGAACTCGAAGTTCGGGTAGCGCGACGTGATGTTCTGGCGGCACCAGTTTACGCCACCTGACACGGGATCAATACCGGAATAAAGGGCTTTTGCCGGGTCGAGATATTGCGTCAGCGGCACTGCCATGCGACCGATGCCGGAACCGATGTCGAGCACGCGCGCGTCGGGCCGAAGGCCGCCCTTGCGAATGAAATGCCCGAGAAACTCTGCGCCGACCGCGCGATAATCGCCATCGCCGACGAATACGCTGTTCGGATCGGGCGAGGGCAAGAAGCGGTTTTTCAATACCGACTGCATCAGCCAGTCGATCTGCACATCCGGTATTGCTGGTTTGGCTTCAGGTTCTGGCTGTTTCAGCGCTACCACGTCCGTCAAGCGGCGCTCCTTTCAGATTTGGTCATGATGACATTCGACAGGTCGACAGTGCGCTCCTGTTCCTGCGGCAGAGCCATCAATTCGGTAATGTCGTCGTCCCAGCGCTGTGTATGGAGCCAGGAATTGTATTGGCTGGCGAGGCCGCGCATGTAATCCGCGCTGCGGCGGATCGAGCGGCGCTCGAAATGGTAAAGCGCTATGGAAGGCTCGTAGAATATCTGGAAGCCAAGCTGCCTGATCTTCAGGCAAAGATCGCTGTCCTCATAGTCGCCGATGACATAGTCTTCCGTATAGCCACCGACGAGATCGAAGATATCCTTGCGCGTTATAAGGCAGGCACCGGTAACGCCGGGCACTTCGCGCGGACGGAGTGCCGGTGGATAGTTACCCGGCATGCCTTTGTAATAGTGATGGTTGAGCCAGATGCCCTGACGGTCGCGGGCGAAATAAAGCCCGCCATGCTGAAGCGAGCCGTCCTCAAACAGGAGGCGAGGACCGATTGCCCCAAGCTTGGGCTGATCGAACAAAGGCTGGATCAGTTGCTGCAACCAGCCATGTTCCGCAGGCACGACGTCCGAATTCAACATCACGATGGTTGTTCCGGTCGCAATGCTGGCACCTGCATTGCAGGCACGCGCATAGCCGCCATTGCGGTTCATGATTGCCAGCTTGAACGACATATCGTGCAGGATGTGCAGCCCACCCAGCATGTGCTCGGTGTCGTCCTGAATTTCAGGAGAATCCAGCACGAAGATGAACTCTGCATTCTCCACCAGCCACGGGTCTGTCGCCATGGATGAAAACTGGAAACGCAGGAAATCAAGATTGCGATAGAGTGGAATAACGATGGACGCGAGCGGGGAGGCAGGCGTCGTTCCGAATTCCTTCACCTCGGCTATGTGCACCGTTGCAGCGAGCTTCTTTTCAACTTCGGTGAGGGCCGGTCCCAGAATATGGGAGAATACGTGTGGCCTTGCCTGTTGCGGCGGCACGGACCGCAAAATGCGGTTGCGCTGCGCGGATGGCTCGAAGGGCTGGGGTGCGGGCACCAGAGGCGCGGTCGCGCCGGAAGCAAGGCGCAACTGGAAACGTGGCTGCAGGAGGGGTCCAAGATTCTGCACCGAAGGAAGCCAGGCGACGAAACCCGTCACATCCTGCTGGGGTGTATCTTCGCGCTTGGCCACCTTGCCGGGAAATTTGTGGAAGTTCGGCTTCAGCGACAATGCGCTTCCGTTCTCCGGGAGATATTCGATATCCGCAAGCATGGCGGCGGGATCATGCATCCATCCACCCACGATCAGCCCGCCATCGAGCGCCAGAGCGAGATCGATTTCAGCGGCCGGATGGGTGGCAGACTGTGCAATCTGGCGGACGGGCAGGGGCGTGCGCGTTTGCAAATCAATGGCGACTGCCGCACCCGCAGGGCTTAGCTTGCCGAGCTGGCGAACAAGAAACTCCCGCAAGGCGCCATTGCCCTGCCATTTGGTCCACCATTTGGCAAAATCCGTTTGTTCACTAGCGCTCGCAAGCTTGCGAACGGCGACACCTTTCTGTCCCGTGAGCACCAGCAGAAGCGATGAGGGCAGGTCTTGCGCTGCTTCCAGCAGAAGATGGCATGGCTGCCAGGCGCTGCGCGCCTGCCTGCCCACCACAAAGCGTGGTGGAATGACCATCACGCTGCCGGAAGTGATGCCATAGATAGCCGAAATCTCGCCCAGCATCGGGTCGACCGCTGTTTCAAGGAGGTGATGTCCCTGAACAGGTTCGCCGCAATGCTGGGCCTCGCGCGGTTCCGGCGTCAATGCGAAAGTCAGGTCCCGCACGAGGGATGCGAAAGTCTGGTTTCGCGAAAGCCGGAAAGTGCTGCGCCACGTGGTCAGAATAGTGGTGAGAAGCTTGATATGTCCGGGGAGCGTCAGATCGCTTACGACATATTCGACGTCGAAAGGGGCAAGTTCCTTTGCCGGATATACGACCGCTTGCGCCGTCGGGCCAAGAGACCCTGCCGAGAGCGAAAGTTCCGCGGGTTCACTGCCGGTACGCATGGCCCAGAACATGCGCAGGCCCCCATTTTCAAGCGGAATGCCGACGCTCAGCAAGGGGACCGGCTGAACGGGCATTTCAAATGTGCATTTGGTGGTCGTGCGAGCCGGGCCTGGAATATCCCAGATGACCACAGCCACATCGGCGCAAAGACGGCAAATGGAGAGGTTCTCGGTTTTGCTTTCAATGTCCGCCGAATGGTCGAGGTTCAATGTGTGGCCCTTTCATTCTTGCAGAAAAGTTCAGCTTGCAGGAGGTCCGGACACCCAACGGGGAAGTTGGGTATCCGGCGAAGTCGAAACGTGCCCGGCGGGAGGATTGCCGGGCACGCTCTCAATTGTTCAATCAGTGAACAGTGAAGTACTGGTCGGGATGAGCCTGTACATCGTCTGCATTGGTGTTCACGAGGGTAACGGTGTCGCCATTGCCGAGGTCGACAACGACATTGCCACCAACCTGCGTGACACGGTCGGCAAGATCGTCTGCGGAAGAGATATCAAGACCATTGATACCCTTCTGAATCTGCAGAATGTCTTCGCCGGGATTGAAGTCGAGAATGACGTCGTTTCCGCCGCCACCATTGAACAGGAATGTATCGCTGCCATTTCCGCCGATGAGAACGTCGTTTCCAGCACCGCCATCAAGGATGTCGTTGCCGTTCCCACCGTAGAGAATGTCATTATGTGCGCCGCCATAGAGCAGGTCGGAGCCGTTGCCGCCCTGGAGAATGTCATCTCCATTGCCGCCATACAGCACGTCGCTGCCATTGCCGCCGCTCAGGACGTCATTTCCTTCATTGCCGAAGAGAATGTCGTTCCCGTTTTCGCCGAAAAGGGTGTCGTTACCCGTGCCGCCGAAAAGGATGTCATTCCCGTTGCCGCCGAAGACGGTGTCGTTACCATCGCCTCCGAATACGAGATCATCACCGCCATGGGCACGGATGAAATCGTCAAAGCGGGAGCCGAACAACACGTCGTCGTAGGCGCCGCCTTCTAGAGTGGCCATCTGCTTCTCCTTGTGTTCCTGTAGGGGTTTCCACAAGCCGGAATGCTCCGACCATTATGCTCTTAGTAGTCTGCTCTGCATTATGTGGAATTGCAACATCGTCATTTGGTATAATTGCGGCATGCGTAAGTAACAAATTATTACCGTTAATTTATATTGCAGTTCTGTAAACATAAATATGAAATCTATTTGCAGTGATTATAATTTATATTTGTTTTGTGTTTACGTAGAAATTGGTTCTAAATTTGAACTATCTGCCGAGAGGAGAGAAATGTGAAAATATTTCAACAAGATGACGCCGCACATGTCATTTCATGTGCGGCGACACTTCCTTCGGGAATTTCAACCTATGATCGAGTTTTACTTTGAAATTCTCTGGATATTAATCTTCGCGGAAGGCCCGGTTCAGGCTGTCCGTGATGGGGGAAACCAGATAATCGATCGCACGACGTTCCTTATGCACGATGATGATTTCAGCCGGCATACCGGGATAAAGTCGGGCGGTTGGATTTGCGGCGAGCGATGCCGGAGTGATTTCGGCACGTGCCACGAAAAATGCGGTATCGGTCTTCTCATCAAGTGACTGATCGGCGGCGATATAGGTCAGCTTGCCATCCAGCGGCGCCATTGACCGCTGATTATAGGCGGTCAGGCGGATTTGTGCGCCTGCGCCAACCGAAATGCTGTCGATATCACGCGGGCTGATTTTCATTTCGACGACGAGGGGTTCGTTTTCAGGAACGATATCCATGATCGCTTCGCCCGGCGCGATGACGCCGCCCGGCGTACGCAGCCGGATGTTGGCTACAATCCCGTCTTGCGGCGAGCGGACTTCCACGCGCCGCATCACATCCTTGGCCGCGACGATACGTTCCTGCACATCCGAAAGCTCGACCTGGCTTGATGTGATTTCGCCTGCAATTTCGGATTGGAGATCGCTTTCGATTCCAGTCAGGGCAAACTCCGCGCCGGCTTTCGCTTGCTCGGCTTTCGCCTTGTCACCGGCATACTCGCCTCTGTCGCCGGCGAGCTGGCTGAGACGCGTATCGATTTCCGTGAGCTTCGATTTCTGGGCAAAACCCTTTTCGACGAGGCTGGCAATCGCCTTGCGCTGATCGCTGATGAGTTCGATTTGCCGGTCCGTCGCGGCTATCTGTGCGGTCGATGCCTTGGCTTGCTCCGTATATTGCTCGATAGTTTTCTGCTGTATGTCGATCTTGCTCAGTTTCTGGGCAAGTCGCTTCTGGAAGAAGATGTTTTCGGCGCGAATGGCATTCTGCGCGTTTTCACCGCTCTCGGCAAAGCTGGCGGGAAAGCTGATCTCCTTCTCCCCCGCCTGTTCTGCGCGCAGACGAGCGAGTTTTGCGATCAAGCCGATGCGCCTGCTTTCAAGGGACTGGAGGTCGGAACGTGCCTTTGTGTCGTCCAACCGCAGAAGCGGTTGGCCGACCTTGACGATATCGCCTTCCTGCACCAGCAGGCGATCAAGAATACCGCCTTCGAGATGGCTGATGGTCTTGCGTTTGGAATCGACGATGACCGTGCCCATTGCTACCGCCGCACTTCCAAGATTGGCAGAATAGGCCCAGGCGAAGAACCCGCCGAAAGCGACGCCGATCGTTGCGAGGCCTGCAATGATCAGCCCACGCAGGGGCGATCTTGAATCCTCGCGCTCCAGATCGAGCGCCCATTCAGGTTTGACGCTGCCAAAACGGGTAAGAGCCTGGTGATCCGACGATTCCGCGCGCGGCGCGAGCAGGCTGGAAACACGACGAGGAATAATCGATTTGCCCATCATGCGTTTGCTGCTCCCATTTGCGGGCCATTACTGGCAGGTGTCAGTGAGGCGACCACATCCGTGCGCGGCCCGAACTGCGAGATACGTCCGTTTTCGAGCACCAGCAGCTTGTCGGCGACCTGCATGATAGATGGCCGATGTGCGATCATGATGACAATGGCGCCATCGTCGCGCGCGTGTTCGACCGCCCGGATGAGCGCGCGCTCGCCGACCGCATCGAGATTCGAATTTGGTTCATCGAGAACGATCAGGCGCGGGCGATTGTAGAGGCAGCGGGCGAGACCAATTCTCTGGCGCTGCCCCCCGGACAAAGTCAGGCGGCCGTCGCCCACCGGGGTATCGTAGCCAAGCGGCATGCGGCCGATCATTTCATGCACATCGGCCAGACGTGCGGCTTCCAGCACGCGATGCGGATCGCTGTCACCCATGCGGGCGATATTGTCCTTGATCGTTCCATCCAGCAGCGAGACGGACTGCGGCAGATATCCCGCAATCTCACCGAAAGAACCGCGTTCCCAGAGATAGACATTGTTTCCGTCAAGGAAAACGCCGCCGGAGGTGGGTTTGACGATGCCTATCAGCAGCCGGGCCAGCGTCGATTTGCCTGCGGCTGAGGGGCCGACAACCCC is from Brucella intermedia LMG 3301 and encodes:
- a CDS encoding calcium-binding protein, encoding MATLEGGAYDDVLFGSRFDDFIRAHGGDDLVFGGDGNDTVFGGNGNDILFGGTGNDTLFGENGNDILFGNEGNDVLSGGNGSDVLYGGNGDDILQGGNGSDLLYGGAHNDILYGGNGNDILDGGAGNDVLIGGNGSDTFLFNGGGGNDVILDFNPGEDILQIQKGINGLDISSADDLADRVTQVGGNVVVDLGNGDTVTLVNTNADDVQAHPDQYFTVH
- a CDS encoding glycosyltransferase family 2 protein, translated to MNLDHSADIESKTENLSICRLCADVAVVIWDIPGPARTTTKCTFEMPVQPVPLLSVGIPLENGGLRMFWAMRTGSEPAELSLSAGSLGPTAQAVVYPAKELAPFDVEYVVSDLTLPGHIKLLTTILTTWRSTFRLSRNQTFASLVRDLTFALTPEPREAQHCGEPVQGHHLLETAVDPMLGEISAIYGITSGSVMVIPPRFVVGRQARSAWQPCHLLLEAAQDLPSSLLLVLTGQKGVAVRKLASASEQTDFAKWWTKWQGNGALREFLVRQLGKLSPAGAAVAIDLQTRTPLPVRQIAQSATHPAAEIDLALALDGGLIVGGWMHDPAAMLADIEYLPENGSALSLKPNFHKFPGKVAKREDTPQQDVTGFVAWLPSVQNLGPLLQPRFQLRLASGATAPLVPAPQPFEPSAQRNRILRSVPPQQARPHVFSHILGPALTEVEKKLAATVHIAEVKEFGTTPASPLASIVIPLYRNLDFLRFQFSSMATDPWLVENAEFIFVLDSPEIQDDTEHMLGGLHILHDMSFKLAIMNRNGGYARACNAGASIATGTTIVMLNSDVVPAEHGWLQQLIQPLFDQPKLGAIGPRLLFEDGSLQHGGLYFARDRQGIWLNHHYYKGMPGNYPPALRPREVPGVTGACLITRKDIFDLVGGYTEDYVIGDYEDSDLCLKIRQLGFQIFYEPSIALYHFERRSIRRSADYMRGLASQYNSWLHTQRWDDDITELMALPQEQERTVDLSNVIMTKSERSAA
- a CDS encoding HlyD family type I secretion periplasmic adaptor subunit, with protein sequence MMGKSIIPRRVSSLLAPRAESSDHQALTRFGSVKPEWALDLEREDSRSPLRGLIIAGLATIGVAFGGFFAWAYSANLGSAAVAMGTVIVDSKRKTISHLEGGILDRLLVQEGDIVKVGQPLLRLDDTKARSDLQSLESRRIGLIAKLARLRAEQAGEKEISFPASFAESGENAQNAIRAENIFFQKRLAQKLSKIDIQQKTIEQYTEQAKASTAQIAATDRQIELISDQRKAIASLVEKGFAQKSKLTEIDTRLSQLAGDRGEYAGDKAKAEQAKAGAEFALTGIESDLQSEIAGEITSSQVELSDVQERIVAAKDVMRRVEVRSPQDGIVANIRLRTPGGVIAPGEAIMDIVPENEPLVVEMKISPRDIDSISVGAGAQIRLTAYNQRSMAPLDGKLTYIAADQSLDEKTDTAFFVARAEITPASLAANPTARLYPGMPAEIIIVHKERRAIDYLVSPITDSLNRAFRED